DNA sequence from the Vicia villosa cultivar HV-30 ecotype Madison, WI linkage group LG3, Vvil1.0, whole genome shotgun sequence genome:
GCATTAGTATTGCTAATCATAGAACCGAaatgttattttgaatttaaatattttggattaattataaatttctttatattaagtatgaaattaaatatttagaattaattataaatttgcatttttaaattttttagaatatttaaattttttattatatttacattattctaaatattaattttaatatttagaataatataaatatattttttttattattggtaTCTCAATATTTGTCAGGTGAACTTCACCCTGCaagtttttgaatatttaaataTTGTTAGGTGAAATTTACCTAACATACTCCTACCCCTGCTCTGACTCAATTGTGGCACCTGCTTTGAACGAAGTCGTTCCAGTCTTAGAAAGCGTGTTTGCGGGGTGTTTTATTCCTGACAACGTTGTGGGGGTGAATACCACCTGGCAAAGTTGTGGGGTGCTAATCCCCTTACAACAAGTTGCGACTAACGTTTTTGCAGGATATTTGGTCAACCCCGCAATTATTGCGTTGCAGCGTGAGTTTTGCTTTTGCGAGGTGAAATTCACCTGGCTAATTGCAGTTTTTTTGTAGTGGTTGAGTGCTAAATTGTTGTGAATTTGAGCgtgaataattagcactcatcggcttaatttattttcttttcatcaaTAAACCTCAACTTTAGTGTATATTCGATATAATTTACGTTATAGTAGTGTATATATTGCgttatcgtgtaaatatcattgagtttaattgtttttatctctcaattgtttttatctcattttttGTAGGTATAGCAATGATATTTTGTCAATTTTAGAAAGATCATTTAATAAGTTTTCCAACACTCATAATATAACTCGGTCCACAACCTCTCATCCATTGTAACCTTTGACAATTGTAACCTTTGACAACAATTGCTTTCTTCCTTCAATTGGTTCACTCATCCATTGTAACCTTTGACAACAATTGGTTTCTTCCTTCAAGAAAGGTTTTTATAAATTCCTTTTTAATCAGGTTCACTTTCTCCTTCACAGTACTAACTCTTTGGTCTTTAGTAAAAATATCTCAGAACAACTATTTCGAAGGCTTAGATGCACATCTATCCGGTGGCTTGACCAGCGGCCGTGGCGTGGAAGTGGTGAAAACAAAACGCTCCATGCAAAAACTTCTCcctattcaaaagttgttatcatATTTAGTGATTGATAAGTgttgaatataatttttatttacttttaataaGAGCTCCAAATAGAATATTTTCAAGTAGAATGAATTTTTGGGGGAAAATCACGCCTACTATCAAAATAAGCTCATGATTGTCTCAATATTTTTACATCTTCAGCGCCCGTTTTTGCTATAAAGATTTGAAAGTAGTgtaaaaataatataacaaaaGTATTATATAACTACATTGAAACTATATATACAGAGTAGTAGTACCTCTTAAGTTTTCACAAAATGAATTCATGTAGTTAATGACAACCACAGAGATTATTGAATTGTGCATTCAGTGCTATCTTTTGTAGCTAGCTGGTATCACTTGGATCACATGCATATATTGTTATCGTACGGAAGGTATACACTAATACATGTTGAAAAATCTAAGTTGAAAAATTGCTATTGCTGGTAGGTTCATTAAGTTGGCATAGTATTAGTAGTTTAGTactattttacaaagaaaattgcTTATAATTGGTTGAACATATCTGTTGACAGAAACAAAAGAGTGAGTTATCTTATGGTGTCTGCACATTAGAATATTCAGACTCCGAGGATGTCCTGAAAAATCCCTTTGAGACTTGGAAGAAAAACAATACCTGAAAGCTCTTCGAGTATATACTGATTATAGTTCATTGTAATTACAACTTCACATCAGCATAAAAAGCACAGGTATTATCAACTTCAGATGAAGAATCGGCATAAAAAGCACAGGTATTATCAACTTCAGATGAAGAATCAACATAAATATATAAAAGCTTCAACAAACATGTCAAtccaatataaattttatataattcaaaatacgAAAATTTATCAGAATTCAAAACTAAAAGAAACTTAATCAAACTCAATTACCAAAGTGATTGCATCTCCTTCTACGGTCAACAGGAGGAAACACATTATTATGAAATGTTTAGATGCATAACAGAAGAACAAAGAAAAACCAATAACAAGCAAAAAAAAATCTACAACTAAATGTAATGTTTGGAAACTACGCCATCATGCCTATAAGTCATTCAACGCTTGAATATGTCACTGTATCCACTCCAATTGTACTCAAGTGAATTCCATAGTTGCTTAACTGCCTCCTTCTTCTCCCCAGGCTTTTCTGCAGCCTTTTCTGAGATCACAACATTCTGTTTACTCACCTCTTTTTCAAGTTCTTCAACTCGCATTATCAGCTTATTTTCATCATTCACTTTAGTTCTATAGTGGACTTCCAGCTCCTTCAGTGACGTGTTCAGCTCGTCTATATGATTCTTCATATGTGATATTTGATCGCCCCGCGAGCATATCTCAGTCTTAAGCTTATCAATCTTGCCATTGGCTTCATTTATTTCAATCCTTACCTTGTTTGATTCCATATTCGCAGCTTTTGCATCATTCATCCTTTCACCAAGTTCTTTCTTCAAACAACTGATTTCGTTTTGCAAAAGTTTTACTTCGGCATAATGCAGCTTATTCTGACTCGATTTTTCAGCTCCGTGTAGCATTACTTTTTTTTCTAACTCCTTGTTTCTACTCTCGAATTCCTCCAGTTTAGAGGTCAATTGTTTTCTCAGTTTTGACAATCTTGCAATATCAGCATCCATCTTTTCTCTCTCCCAGGAGAACATAACCTGAGAATCAAGCAGTGTCTGATTCAATTTTCTCAACTCCTCCTCGTGGTTAATGTCATTCTCCTCTTTATTTAAAACCAAGGCTTCTATGTTGCATTCTAATGCAGCACGATTTTCCTTTGCCTCTTTAATCTGACATTGCAACTGATGAATCATAGATGACTTACTATCAAGTTCCTCTCTTAAATTTGCGACTTCATTTTTTGAAATCTTCTCCTTCTTTTGAGCCGCCTTAAGTTGTTCCATCAAATCTGTAATCTTGTTGGCAAATTCTGATATATGAATATCCAACTCATCAGTTTGTTTTTGCAGCTCCTCTTTTTTCAGACTCAATTCTTCGCGCACACTTTCGAGTCGATTCTCACTTTCTGTAATTTGAGTCTTCAACTTAAAAATCTCTTCATTCGAAAGTTCCTTTTGCTCATTCAACTCTTCCGCTTTCAGCTTCAATTCATCGCGGACATTATCAAGCTCATCTGCTTTCAGCTCCAATTCTTCCAGCATATTTTCAAGTTGATTCTCACTTTCTATAAGTTGAGTCTTCAACTTGAAAATCTCTTCTTTCGAAAGCTCCTTTTGTTCATTCAGCTCCTTCACTTTCTGCTTCAATTCTTCACGGACATTATCAAGCTGATGCTTTTTCAGCAACAACTCTTCCCGCATTTTATCAAGATCACCGTTTTTCAAATTTAATTCGCTCTCATAATCAAGTTGAACATGTTTCAAGTCCAGCTTCAACTTTTCACGCATCATAAAAAGCTGAGCATTCTTCAGCTTTAATTCTCTGTGCACACTATCAAGCTGGCCCTTTTTCAGATTTAATTCTCCGCGCACATCATCAAGTTGACTTCCACTTTCTCTAATTCGATTCTTCAACTTGAAAATCTCTTTATCCAAAAGCTCTTTTTGTTCATACAACTCATCCTCTTTCAGCTCCAatttttcatgcatatcattaaTCTGACTCTCTCTCTTCTCAGCTTGAACTTTCAACCCTACAATCTCTTGTTCCGAAAGATGAAGCTTAAAATTGGAAACTCTTAACTCTTCCTCCTTTTCAATGAACTTTTTGAGCAACTCTTCATAACTTCTATTGTCCATCTCCCACGAGAAACCATCATCATTGTTTTCCACACCGACGAACTGGTTTTCTCCTTCCAAATCAGGATAGTTTCCTTCAAGGTCAACATCCTGAAGGGATTCATCAGGCATTACATGACAACTGGTCACAGATGAGATATCAGTTTCGGGATCGGAAGCCCATGATGACATAGGTGATCCACAACCCTCCTTTATAGAAACCACAGAGCTAGCATCAGAGTCAGAGCAAGAAATCGAATCAATATTGATTGGTTGAAGGTCACATTTCAGCTCGGTAGTCATCTGATTTGGGATCACCCCTACACTCTGTCCATTACAAGGTGAATCACAGTTGGTAGAGTGCTCCATCTGATATTCTAAAAATAAAGTCAACTATTAGAACTCAACAATTACAAGAACTACATAGTAGAAGAACAATAAACACCATAAAAAGCTGCAAGTTTTCTATACCAATCAGAAATCAACATGATGTTCAAACTATAATAAAATGTCACgatgattaaattaatataaacacaCTAACATGATCAATAATAAACATGTATTGCAATTTGAAACCTACTTCGTGACCCTATTATTAACGTGCATGCAAAATTGACATTATTGTAtacataataataacaataaggcAAAACAAAGTACTCTTGCTATTAAAATAACCCATTACGTTTGAAAATTTCACAGCAATTAAACAAAAATTGTGAAAATATGAAGGGATGACGAAAATTTTCACCTGCTGAGAGAATGGAGTTGCGGTAGGGTTTAGAATAGAGTAGGGTTTGGAAATTGGAAAAGAGCTGAGTTTAGTTGATATTTTAGGGTTTATAATCCTTACGTGTTTGTTAAGTATATATTATGGAGGGTGGCTACTTCATGACCCAACAAAATAAGTTGGGTAACCCTACTCATTATGAGTTGTAAGCCATGCATTGGTTTAAGAAAATATCACTTGCCATGTCATTatgaaaattatatattataaattatggTATTAtactttttaataattataaatttatccaTGTTATTAAATTGATGTTAATTCCCCATCTATAGTTataatcaatgttttaaaaatcggatcaGATCGGACGGTCGGACCGATTGAACCGGGAATCGGACAGGTaatcggtctggttcaatagctgaATCAGAAATATCATCGAACCGGTGTGAACCGAATAAAATCGGTTTAAACAGCTAAAACCgagaaaaccggcggtttaaatgcatttttttatttttttattttaaaaaaattaaagcgacatcgttttaattatttttaatgaaaaattaaaatattaaaataaaaaataaaataaaataaaaaataaaaataaaataaaaaatttgtagatGCGGTTGGTTTTGTTATCGAtgattgatattgaagaaggagatcacAATATTTAAACAGTTTTTCCtttcttaaattaaatttagtaaacAATGGAATTGTTTTGTTacaaattattcaattagattatgttgcaattaaactttgtttgcaattacacttgtgattttgtactattttattatgtgtgatattgaatttaaattataaacttgaaaatttatttttaatatgatattttcataaaatttaagtgctagttatattttgtagagactgaatcatccggttcgacaagttttatacctatataattttgttataacgaccggtctattcaaccgagttatccggtttaactcGGTTCAGACAtgcggttcgaccaataaactagtgacccaataccctcaccggtttgatgtccggtccgatttttaaaacactgattttAATTTCTTAGGAATATCACATATTATTTGAATATGCATAAAAAAACTAACACAAttgattttttagttttttttttctttttcggtatttttttttaatttctaatgttttgaatttttttatattttcaaatacttGATTCCAAATACTATTTTTAATAGTAAGATTTacaatttcttttataaaaataatatgataGAGTTAATTAAGATATATTTGGTGACTATTCTTCTCAGataaaatatgttttatttaGATTGTGTGTagttttttaaaaagtttaactattaaatatgcattgtatttattaaaatattttttttatgaattttattttatgaaataataagGTGAAATGAGATTCAATAAATTgactatattattaaaaaaagctTATCGATATTTTAGAGTAAATATTATTTCGAAATAAAAATACTGTAAATGAAAATCCTTTTTATAAACTAAATAGAGTAGTAAAAAAAGACttgaattaacttttttttaagcaaatagaaaatatattaaataaaaaggagGAAATACAAAGATTTGGTGTTTTGGATTGGTCCAATGGCTAGGCATGACCCAATCCACTCCTGCACCCAGAATGACCCAATAGCCTTAGCCCAACCAACTGAGAGTAAATGACACCCTTTTTCCTCCTGCATCTCTATCGATGACACATTTACATCTTGTCTGAGGAAAGCGGACCATCGATATCCGCGGCCAAACCTCCATATGTGCCAACAGCAATATATTCGACCTGCCCCTCGGCCGGGGACAATTGGCCTTCTGCTTGCTAAGCACCTATGTCGCCCAAAAGAACATCTTTGTCTGACCAACGGCTAGTTTCGGGCAGCCTCTCAGGATTCCTAAACATACCCCTAGAATCCTGGAAGTCACACATTTTAGGCCTAGATCCACGATCTAGCACAAAAGGTGGACCAATAGTCAAGCGCTGAGGGCAATATAAAAATCCTCTCATTGGAGAGGGTCAAGGAACACATTTTGAAACCCTAGAAACATTCAAACGTATATATGCTCCTACCTACTTCATcatcagagtgccttgcaggtacaccccatTCTCCTCATCACCGACATTATGCAAGAAGATTGGGCTTCTATTCTTAAGAGCAGGGCTCTTAGGTGTAGTGGAAGAATAAATCATCATATTGCCTCTACTATTTGGCAAAGGATCAAATCAAAATACTACACTGTATTGGATCACTTTTGTTGGTCATTGGGTGATGGTGCTAAGATTAACTTCTAGAAAGATGCTTGGTGTGGAAAGCATCCTCTTAATGACTTAGACTTGCATAGCTTCAATCATTTGAATTTATACTTTAATACCAAAGTCTTCTATTTCTTTGTTTATAGCAGTTGGTTCTTTCCAACAGATTAGTTGGACCTGTTCCCAATTTTTAGAAGAAAGAACCAAAGATATTACTCTTTCATAAGAGTGTGGTGATTTTCTATCATGGAAGGACTCTAGTAATGGTAAATTGTCCTTACAAGAAGTTTATTAGTTCAAGTATCATTCTCATTCATTTATTCCTTGGGTTGCTTTGATATGGAGCACTCATATCCCTACCTCTCATTCTCTCCTTGCTTGGAGATTGCTCAATAACAAATTGCCTAATTATGAGCAACTTCGGTGAAAAGGCATAAACATGGTATCAATGTGCCCACTCTTTAAAACTCATCAAGAAACCACAAATCACCTCTTCTTTTCCCGTTCAGTTGCCTCTAGACTTTGGAACTAGTTATGTAAGCTTTTAAATATTGATGTTTAAATCTCTTTCTATGTCATTTAGAAATCGTGTTCAAAAGCTACCCCCCTAAGGCTCTTTTACAATTCAAGTCTCTAATATTTCCTTGGTCAACGCCATCTGGAGCACAAGGAATTATGCAAGGTTCAACGACCAACCATTCTAATTTTCTTCTATATGTAATCATATTAGAGCTCAGGTGCAGTTGTCATGCTCTAAATCACCTCTTTCTTACAAGCACAATTGGTTTGATTAAGCAGTTCTTAAGGCCTTTAATATGTCGATTCATCATACAAAGGCCCTTAATATCAAAGAGATTTTTTGGAATCCTCCTCTTCCAAATTGGATAAAGTGTAATATTGATGGAGCATACTTATCTAATCTTGGATTAGGTGGGGGGATTTTTAGGTTGAACTCAGGCCTCTTCACTTTGGCGTTTGCTAAACCACATCCTTGGAAGAACTCCTTGTTACCAAAATTTTGTGGTGTACTTCATAGCATAGAAATCGCAAAAGATAAAGGTCGAAAGCAATTTTGGGCGGAGTCTGATTCTATAACAGTGGTTAAAGCTTTCTCATCCTTAAATTTCAATTTGGTCCCCTGGTAGTTGAAAAACATGTGGTGTTCTTGTATCAAGCTTCTTTTCGACATGTCATTCATCATTTCGCATACTTACAAAAAAGAAATAGTTGTGCATATTTTTTTGCTAACGTAGGTCGCGCATCTACAGGCTTCACACTTTTTAACTCTATACATATTGACATTAGAAATGACTATGTAAAAAATAggcaaaattttcctttttttataaatttaagtaCTTTTGAGTGGGTATTGGCCTAATTCCCCATATTTTTTGTGTATCAATCTTCTTTTTAATATCTTCACCTTCATTTTTAAAAAGTgagaaattagttttattttggaATATCATTAGATCTTATATTAACATCGAAAGGGCATTACAATAGTGTGATTTAGATGAACTTCTCAAAATTAAAGAACAGATCCAATTAACATTTGTTGAAAATTTTAaacattatatttataatttatataatgtATTAATTATTTAGTTTATAAGAATGATAGTTGATTtagaaaaagtagaaaaaattataattgaatataagtatagtaattaaaaaataatatgaaaacaaTTATTAGATttaaacattattattttatttaatcataaatatttatattaatcgcAATGTTATTTTCTATGACTTGTATTTAGTATTATATTTTTCTTAActattaaatggtaaaaaaactTATTAAATCTATGTCAAGTATTTCTTTAaaaagtttttgtttttaatgttttctTTTAGAACATTGTTTATAAtgaaacaaatttaaattttttattttaaaaacagttATCGATTTTAAAAATGATAAGATGTGACCAActgattttgtttaattttttcgTCGTTAAAATTTATGTAgttataatattttgttaaaatgagtattttaatttatgtgaATTATTgtatagatttttttttcaagaattataattataatttatattactaAATGATTGTATAAGTTTGAAATTTTTTGGATAAATATTGATTaagtttttaattatttgtatatattatttttttcatttcatcatAAATTAaccataattatgtattaaacaatttaattaaaacTTGTAAACGTTAATTTTATTACAATATatgaattatataaaaaaaaatatgaaaggacatattattattgcatatttataactattatttatatataaaaataaaaataaaaattattaaataattaattaatatgtttCTAATTAATATAAAGGATattaatacaaaagaaaaaagtttCTAAAGAGATGAGAGAGAAAATGCTCTCTTCTCTCTCCTAGCGTTGTATTTCGCTTTTTGTTTTTTCTCTGATTTCTTTTTCAATGGAGTAAGTGGTTGTTTTTGGTTCTATAGCTTCTCAGGGGTGGTCGACACAGAAGAGGAAGGTGTTTCGTTTCGTTTCCCCCAGATGGAACGTGTTTTCGACGAATCGGCGGTCGGAGGAGAGGAAGGAGGATTCGATTAATTCTATCTATTTTTCAGAAATTCCTGATAGGGTTAAAGTGGGAGAGGTGTTCAACATTTTTGGTTGCATTGGTAAGGTGGTATAGGTAGTTATTTCGCCGAGGAGGAATCGTTTGGGGAAAAGATTTGGGTTTGCTAGGTTTGGGGAGGTTGAAGATTTGAGGATCCTGGCTGTGAGATTGAATAATGTACAGTTTGATGGGAAGAAAATCCATGCCAACCCACCAAGGTTTGAGCGAAATGTCGTTTCGGTTCGTTCCAAAGGAGGGGTTCAGGACAACCGAATGAGGGAGGATTTGCGGAGGAGAGGTGGGGTTTTAGGAGGGATGCGCGATAAGAGATCTTTTGTGGATGTGGTTGGGGACAAGGCTTGTGTGAATACGAAGGGTGGGGATTGCTTGATGAGCTATCAGGCGGAGGAGGAAGATAAGTTACGATTAGCTAAGGCTCATGTTGGTCGCGTTTGCGTCCCTGGGTATGTGTATAATCTACAAGCTTACTTCGATATGGAAGGTGTATTCAGTATTAAGGTCACTTCGATGGGAGCCAATTTGTGCTTGCTTGAGGAGTCTAAAATTGGTTTTATTCAAGAGTTGATTAGCGAAGGGGAGTCATGGTGGAAGTAGTGGTTCTTGGAGGTTACTCCTTGGAAGGAAGAAGTTGTGGACGATGCGAGAGTGATGTGGATTAGAGTGTATGGTGTTCCTTGTCATTGTTGGAATGGTGATTTTTTTGTAAAGCTGGCTAATTCTTTGGGTTCTTTTGTTTCGTTGGATGAGATTTATTCGAAAAACACGCATATGGATATAGCGAGAATCCTGGTAAGAGTATCAAATGGTTTTATGTGCAGGTGGTGGTGGATGGTATTGTGTTTAGGTTGACTCTTAGGGAAGACACATATGGGCCCATAAGGTTATCGGCGAATCGACCTAAATCCAAGGCAATATCTTTGAGTTCGTCTGTTTCGGACGATGGATGGTCTGACGGCGTGTTGGGTGGGAAAGATGGTAACGAGGACGGGGGAAATAATACCATATTGGGTTTTTCTTCGGAGGAGGGGGGGGATGATAAGAATCCATTGGCTGGTAAGATTTCAGTAGAGGTTGAGACTAAGGTGAATGGCAGGGGCAATTCGGAGAATTCCAGATTTAGTAGCTCTTTTAATAATCATAATTCTTATCAGAGACATGACGTTGTTGAGTCCATAGAGTCTTTTGATTTAGTGGTTTTCAATGCTATGAGTAAATAGGTGGGGCCCGTTTCTGATGTGGGGGGAAATATGGAGGGCTATTGAGGATTTGGGGGTTGTTAATTTGGAGGGTAAGAGGGATTATAGAAAACATATTGAGGTTTTggaaaaagttgataaaaataTAGGGTTGGTTGGGAAGGAGAAAGTAATAGTGTCTCAATGATTATAGGTTCTTTAAGTATAAGAGGTGGTGGGAGTCAATTGAAGAGAAGGAGAATAGTGATATTATTAAAAGAGGTAAAGCGGATATGTTTTTGATTAAGTGGTCAAGAGTTTTTGGTCCAAGGAGAACATTAGTTACTCGTTTTCTAACGCCAACGGTCAATTGGGTGGATTGATTATTCCTTGGAAGGAAGGAGGGGTGGAAGTGGTTCATAGCTTTAAGGAAGAGGGCtttttgggtgtaaagttaataTGGAGGAGTTATGTGTATTATATTGTCAATGTGTACTCTTCTTGCGATCTCAATAAGAAGAAGGAATTATGGAATGCGCTTTTATTGAGGAAGAACAACTATGTCGATGGCGAGTGGGTCATTGGTGGGGACTTTAATTCCATTAAGAATCATTCAGAGAGGAAGGGGAGGACGGATCGAGAGAGGAGCGAAGATTCGAAGGCTTTTgtaaattttattattgataGTAAGCTTCTTGATATTCCTTGCAAAGGCAAATCTTTTACTTGGTATAGCGGTAATGGTGCTTATATGAGTAGGATCGATCATTTTCTTGTGTCGGATGTCATTGTGAATAATTGGGGTCTTGTGGGGAAATTTATTGGCTAAAGGGATATTTCAGACCAATGTCCTATTTGGCTAATCAAGGATGGGGtgaattggggtcctaaaccgttCAAGGTTAATAACGAATGGTTTTCGAATAGttcttttcttccttttgtgGAGAAAAAATGGAGGGAGATAAAGGTAGAAGGGAGGGGAGATTTTGTGTTGAAGGAAAAGTTGTGTGTTCTTAAAGATTGTCTTAAATGGTGGAACACTGCGATTTTTGGGAAGTTTGATTTAGATGTTGAAAATAATGTTCATGGGTTGAATGAAGGGGATTGTGCTTTAGAAAGAGCTTCGGAGGGGGAGAGGATTGAGATGCTTGCTAATAGAAATGAGACAACTAGTCGcttttggttgaatttgagaatAAAGGAGAATATGCTAGTTCAAAAATCTAGATTGAAGTGGTTAAACGGCGGAGAATAGTGCATTTTTCCATAGGGTGATGAAATAGAGGAGGATACATAATCATATTGGCCCGATTACGACTCCGGGAGGTATAGTGGAAGCGGTGATTGATGTTAAGGAGGaggttttctcttttttctcGAATAAATTCTTGGAGGTGGATGCTGCGAGACCCGTTTTAGAAGGTGTTCCTTTTAATGCATTATCTTTGACCGAGAGCTTGCTCCTTGAAGTTCCTTTTCTCGAATCTGAGATTAAGGAGGCTATATGGAGTTGTGGGGGTACTAAAAGTCCAGGTCCATATGGATATTCATTTACGTTCATCAAAAAGTGTTAATTTTTTCTCAAGGAAGACTTTATTCGCTTTTTCGATTCTTTCCATTCGGGTGAGTCTCTTTCTAAGTCGATAACCTCTTCTTTCTTGAGTCTAATTCCAAAACACCCTAATCCTTTGGGTTTGGGGGATTATATACCTATTTTCTTGATGGGTTGTTTGTATAAAGTTCTTTCTAAAGTTTTGGCGGCTAGATTAAAGGTGGTGTTAAATGTTCTAGTTTCTCCTTGTCAAAGCGCATTTGTTCCGGGTAGGAAATTATTAGACGGTGTGTTGGTGGTCAATGAGACGGTGGATTTTTCTAATAGGAAAGGCAAGTCTTGTATTCTCTTcaaggtggattttgaaaaggcttacgATAATGTAAGTTGGGATTTCTTACATTACATGTTAAAAAGGATGGGTTTTGGTATTAGGTGGAGGAGGTGGATGGAACTTTTGGTTTTTCAAAGTAAAATATCGGTTTTAGTTAATGGTAGCCCCACGAAGGAATTTTTGGTTGAAAATGGTCTTCGGCAAGGTGATCCCCTCTCTCCATTCTTTTCGTTCTTGTAACCGAAGAATTAATGGGTTTGGTGAGGAAAGCGGTTATTAATGAATCGTTCTAAGGGATAAACATTAATGGTAAATGTAGGGTGTATATTCTCCAATTTGCAGATGACACTCTCTTGGTGGGGATGGCAACTTGGAAGCATCTTTGGGCGATTAAGGCAactttgagagcttttgaattagTTTCGGGTCTCTGAATTAATTTTCACAAAAGCAAGCTTATTGGTATCAACATCAATAGTAATTTCTTATAGGCGACGGCTTTATTATTTTCttgtaaaattgaagaaaataagttcATCTTTCTTGGCATTCCGATTGGTCATGATCCGAGGAAGATTGCAACTTGGAAACCGCttcttgaaaagttaaaaaaGAGACTTTTGAAttggaagaatcgttttctttCTTTTGGAGGTAGGATTACTCTTCTTAAATCAGTTATTTTTTCAATGTCGATTTTTACTCTCTCGTTTTTTAAGTTGCCAAGGTTTGTTGCGAAGGAGATTATTAAGCATCAAAGTAACTTTCTTTGGGGAAGAACGGGAAAGAATTGGAAAATTCATTGGATGAGATGGGCGGAGGTGTGTTTGCCGATTGATAAAGGTGGTTTGGGTATTAGGTGCATAGAGGATTTCAACAAGGCCCTTCTTTTTAAATGGAGATAGAGGATATTGAGTAGGTCGAA
Encoded proteins:
- the LOC131657967 gene encoding uncharacterized protein LOC131657967 — translated: MEHSTNCDSPCNGQSVGVIPNQMTTELKCDLQPINIDSISCSDSDASSVVSIKEGCGSPMSSWASDPETDISSVTSCHVMPDESLQDVDLEGNYPDLEGENQFVGVENNDDGFSWEMDNRSYEELLKKFIEKEEELRVSNFKLHLSEQEIVGLKVQAEKRESQINDMHEKLELKEDELYEQKELLDKEIFKLKNRIRESGSQLDDVRGELNLKKGQLDSVHRELKLKNAQLFMMREKLKLDLKHVQLDYESELNLKNGDLDKMREELLLKKHQLDNVREELKQKVKELNEQKELSKEEIFKLKTQLIESENQLENMLEELELKADELDNVRDELKLKAEELNEQKELSNEEIFKLKTQITESENRLESVREELSLKKEELQKQTDELDIHISEFANKITDLMEQLKAAQKKEKISKNEVANLREELDSKSSMIHQLQCQIKEAKENRAALECNIEALVLNKEENDINHEEELRKLNQTLLDSQVMFSWEREKMDADIARLSKLRKQLTSKLEEFESRNKELEKKVMLHGAEKSSQNKLHYAEVKLLQNEISCLKKELGERMNDAKAANMESNKVRIEINEANGKIDKLKTEICSRGDQISHMKNHIDELNTSLKELEVHYRTKVNDENKLIMRVEELEKEVSKQNVVISEKAAEKPGEKKEAVKQLWNSLEYNWSGYSDIFKR
- the LOC131657968 gene encoding uncharacterized protein LOC131657968, whose protein sequence is MWGEIWRAIEDLGVVNLEGKRDYRKHIEVLEKVDKNIGLVGKEKENISYSFSNANGQLGGLIIPWKEGGVEVVHSFKEEGFLGVKLIWRSYVYYIVNVYSSCDLNKKKELWNALLLRKNNYVDGEWVIGGDFNSIKNHSERKGRTDRERSEDSKAFVNFIIDSKLLDIPCKGKSFTWDISDQCPIWLIKDGVNWGPKPFKVNNEWFSNSSFLPFVEKKWREIKVEGRGDFVLKEKLCVLKDCLKWWNTAIFGKFDLDVENNVHGLNEGDCALERASEGERIEMLANRNETTSRFWLNLRIKENMLVQKSRLKWLNGGE